CATGTATGTAGTAGgacaaaaaagtaaatgttttgggcCTCCACTAAGGCACCTAGGCCACCTATCCCCAGTTCCTATGGATCTGTAATATAACAGAATTGCATATTGAATATATTCtgtaagaaatagaaaaaaTTAAACAGAATCAGTATCCAgtgatgtatataattattttatgctGGGTTTAAAAATGTTGTATTGTTTAGTTCATTGAATTCAGTACATTAatgctgtgttgttgttttttttcccaGAAAAATGTTTAGGAAAATCAAGTTTGTTTATCTGCAAACAGCAACGTGGGTATCCCGCAATAAACTTGCCGGATTTATGGGAATATTTACAGCCGTATATTTAGGCACAATTCCTTTTCATAAGCCGAAGATGGAATTGTCGGCTGAGAGAGCTGAGCTTATCAAAGCAGCCAGACAGTCATTAAAAGACACATAACAGTAGGTACAACATTGCTATTGTCTGTTTAATACTACTGTTTTACATTTCAGTGCTTGATTTTATGTGTGCCATATTTTGATCTATCATTTGTATATCATTGATGTGACGGTCATAAAAGAGCTTAgttattaaaaagtaaacaaattattaacatttttatataccaAACCTTTatgaatatatactcttcaaaagaagaaacgcaaaaccacattgtcgtaacatttggagaattgatttaattattgaatggtgagtccgataattaccaaatgttgcaggattgttcacaattcactctagtccattgtgagtaagtgataggacacaccaccaaggtcaaggtcatctggagtcaataccgggtgtggcctccgcgtgtgttgacaactgcctggcaccgcctgcccattgaagcaaccagagtacggatgacgtcccgggggatggtggcccactcggcctgcaaggctgctgccagctcgggcagggtctggggctgtggttgtcgctgtcggaggcgtcggtccaactcgtcccatagatgctcaattgggttcaaatccggtgatatcgatggccaaggaaggacattaatgttgttgttctgttggaaagccgttgtgagacgtgctgtgtgaggcctggcgttgtcatgttggaacactgcgttggcgttggccataactggaacgatgtgtggccggaggatctggtcaatgtagccctgtgcattcagctTGCCCTGCACGTTggccaggtcagttctgccagtgtgtgagatggctgcccacaccatgacactacccccgccgaatctgtccacttcctgcacgcagtttgccgcataacgttcaccacgacgcctatacacgcgacatcttccatcatgacgtcggagcagaaatcgggactcgtcactgaaccacacctgtctccatcgcagttgaggccattgtcgatgaatctggcaccactgcagtcggagtcgacggtgttgtggtgttaagatgacacctcgaactggacgtctggcacggattcctacctcacgtaggcggttccgtacggtctggtcggatatcctgcgcaaacctggtattgctgcggctgtggaggtggcagtagtcaatcgttcccgaaggtggcgtacccggatgtagcggtcctgcccgggggtagtgacccgtggtcgaccggatctagggaggtcacgtgttgatccatgttgctggtaacggtcccacagtctggagatggtgcttggggacacatggaatgccctggcaacggccgttctggattcgcctgcgtctagtcggccgatggcattgtttctctgcggttcactgagacgtggcatatcctggattgtcaactgtcggccagatacagaggccaggcaagcgaacaccctgcacttttatactgtcggtgttcatgttgcacgtgcagacaacgcacatgcagtggtgacatggtttgcacgtggctgcttttttgcgaatattcacattttggaactttattgtacagtagctgcgttttatcgaatgtaaccgtgggaatgtgtttgggacatgcaatgaccttatattcacaaagcatgaaccggtaggaaacataaaatcggagttataacccatttgtacccttttgcgtttctttttttgaagagtatataaacaaacattaggaacattaaactgtttaaaatcACTCCAATGTAACAAATACATCCAATGGTAAAGAGCTCACGAGATTGATGTATACTATTCAAaggaatttaagggtcaaaaatttataaccaaataagtttcagagtgtattagattgatgatgtaaactacaccaaaaatgttatttattgttccatatttacaaaaacccacaaataaacgtcactgtatacaagaaagtcacatgacatacTGTCAAagtgaaggttgtcaaacatggattttacacattagaacattcatttaatagtgtgtgaatccacccctggcgcgaatacactcgacacatcgttgcctcatgctgttgatcagacgtctgaagaactcttggggaatggcctgccactctgccataagaagttgacccagatcatgaaggttggctggaggggcatggttatcccgaactctcctgcctaattcgtcccagtcGTGCTCTATTGGgaccaagtcaggcgaatatgctggccaatccatcctggcgataccttgttgtctgagaatgtccgttaccaccctggcgcggtggggtctggcattgtcatcctgcagaactgccccgctgccaatctgctgaaggcctgggagaaccaatggctggataatctcattcagatagcggattccattcagattgccatccaccacatagaggggggtcctgtggtggatagagatgctgCCCCACACCaagacgctgccaccaccgaaccggtgacattGTCTAatgttaacgtcagcgaagcgctcctcaggacgtctgtagacacgaacccgaccgtcgttgaactggagactaaatctggactcatcagtgaacatcactcgaccccactgaacacgttgccaccgcagatgaagcgtgcaccagtgacgtctggccgttctgtgacgtggtaggaatggtggtcgaacagcctggcgatggcagcgtagattattggctctcagacgattgcgtatggtttgatcagacactcgagttccagtcgcagtccgcagattgtcacgtaatcggcgtgcagtggttgtgcgttgacgtagagccatattggtgatgtagcggtcctctctatttgtagtgcttcggggtcttcccgaacgtggacgatttcgaacagaattcattgcttggtaccgttgccacagtcggccaacgacattCTGACTgcctcagagcaacatttctttgcgtattgccatcctgaagccaagcaatagcccttcctcgatcttcgatagtcagttgaagtcgtaccattgtcgaatttggagtgtgcaccatacacgaacgcaagctccaattatacggaaattcagcattgggaacatggaatacacgtgcaaagcgtgcaaatgaagcgctttgtgaaaaagcaagttatgggcacttagctgACCTTTCGCTTTctccctaatttacgtgcaaatgtaagcatgttttcgccattagaactagtcgacagtgtcaatgacagtggattttaattcatttatgggttgcttagacccacttttgtcaaaatggaacaataccatgcgtgacattatggtcttgctaatataattgacattcagaaaataatgtcgaaaatatcgtctgacccttaaattctttggAGTAGTATATGTTGGTGGGCCTTTCTCCTTCTAGCTAttgctccataactggtatagCAAATGTCACATAAGCTTAtgactgtcctgtctgtgggatggtgcatataaaaagatctgtTGCTGTTAATTTAAATGAGTAGTCCTTGGAGTGGCTGcagtgggtttcgtctctcattatttgtgtggtctttaattaatcatttctctgacaccgtaattaaaataaaaacgtgATGAgagagtgtcattaaataatgtcacaattcttccttccttatgaatatattgataaaatgtATGGTATTTTttaggttttaattttttattatacaacCGATTAGAAGACCATTTCACcagtttgaataaaaattaaattggatTAAGCCTTGGTCTTCATTAATAGATCTGAAAAGTTTCAAGATTTTGCATTTTTCAAATGGAAAGCCATCTTAATATTCATTGTGATTAATATCGGATCTCAAAATGTACTTCACTTAGTATTCATTATCTTTAAGATCTGAATAAATCCAATGACATGGCAGGTTTGgggcataattattttatatgcagaactttttcattttaaatacgTACAGGTGGTAAAAGTTTAAACTTGGAGAAAGTAAGTAGCAAAGTTGGCAATAGCAGAATGTTATCTttgactgttttattttataaaactgtACACTTTGTTAATCGTATAACATGTATTATTGtttgaatatatatttcttgttttacagttattaaCGAAAATGTCACGCCTTTTATCCAAAAATATTGGTGGACCAGCAACGCTTCACATTCACCACCTGGATGATGCCAAAACAAGAACCTGTCTGACCCAGTTCCGGGACCTCGTCGGCTCTTGTCGAGGTCCCAGTGGGAAGATCAAAATGATCCAGAATAAAGTGGGTGGTCACCTGACTCTCACCTCGACATCATCCAGGCTTCTTGCAGCGATGTCCTTCTCTCATCCAGTTCTTCAAATGGTTGTTGGTAGCACTCAGAATCACTTGGCCAATTTTAAAGATGGTGGATTGTTACTTTGtcatttttgtcttcttttgcTAGAGAGTTCTCTTGATAAGACTTGGAATAGGCGTCATGTTGTTGCAGTTTATGAAAACTGCTTGTCAAAGATGGAAGAGTATTTGAGTTCTTCAGACTGTGTCTGTCGGTTTGAAGTCAGTATTTCAAGCATAGATGAGATGATGTCATTCTTGCATTGCATACTGAGTTCAAAACCACTGTGTTGTTTAGGTGATGCTGGACTTGATCATTTGTCCAAGACGATACTTAGATCATTCTTACACTCAATACCGGAGAGTacacaaagaatatatttttccgATAGAATATATATTCAGTGCATGtcaaacaatgttttacttGATTCCAAATTTGAAAAAGGAATCTTGATGATTTGTCCAGAGTTATCTTCTATTTTTGAACAGAATATTGAAGTGAAAAAAACGGTTGATTATGTTGGGGTTGAAAAAATTAAAGTAGCGTTGGTGAATGTCTCAATGTCTGGTGATGCGGAGGAGTTGATGGATGTTCACTACGAAGCTGACAGAGATGTGGATGTAAATGAAAGCATGCTATCTGCAATCCTGAACACCTGCGAAGGGTTGGTGCAACGTGGCGTTGGAATGGTGCTGTCGCAGAAGGTCATTCATCCGAGAATAAAAGCATATCTTCGATCCTGTGGTGTTTTCTTTCTAGATAGAATTGGAGCACTTCTGATGCCTTACCTGAGGGATGTTACAGGTTTGAATCCAAGttcttataaaatgtttataattactaAGATGTGTAGTGATTAATATCTTAATATTCTTTGTCTAAGTAACAGCAAGGGTAGCTTGTGCCTCTATGTACCACACATCTTGAGCAACAgttgaaaaaatatttgaacAAGTATATTTATGGATCCatgcatatcatgtttatgGACACATTGTTTGAACACCTTCTTAACACTATTTTGATAAATTTGAACAAAttaattcaaaacaaatatgaaaataagGTTATCCATTGGAAtttgtttcttattttctttttttctgtagtTCTACAGTTAAACTGTTTGCATACATGGTCactatttttgttaaaacattgtattttatcATTAGACATATtagctattatttttatttttaacataccCTGTTAATTGtttgataataattatgttgCAGGTGCCACTCCACTGAGCTCAGTTGTTATTCCTGACTTTGGGTCTAGTTCATTTGGCTGGCTGGATGATGCAGTTCACTGTGTTCTCAGCGGTAAGAGTTATCTCCACCTCACAAATACAGACAGTCCTGTGGTGTCGTTGGTTCTTTGCAGTCCACTGGAGGAAGCATGCAGTGAGCTTCAGGTTAGTTAGTTAGCCAACTTAATATAAGTTTCTCACAACCGAAACACCATAATCTGGAAATATAATGGAGTTGGGCAGTGATTAGTTACAGTATTCTAACGGAAACATTCGTCTAAATCTCAGTTACCACCAGACCGTGCCAATGTCCGTGCTATGTTACCGTATCTAGGCAGTGATGGGCATAAATaggttttattcatgttttttcttttttactatCCAGTATTTACATGTCTTTTAATGGCAGTTTTTGTCATAGGCAAAATTAGACAATGTGACTGCAGATACTTGTTAGTgattttttcagcttttttctctctttttttcatacCTAATTTCCAAAAAGAACACTGAATTTCATGTGTAATGCTGAAAAATTTACGTCTATGTTATAAGGTTATCAGATTTTTAGAGATTATTTTAGCTTTCATTTTTATATGTCTATAATTCAATCTGTTTTTCAGTGTCTGTGTTCATCTGCTCTGCTATCTCTAAAGAGACTTGTACACAGTGGTTCAGTGCTGTGTGGTGGGGGATGTTGGCAGACACACCTTGCAGCTGTTCTACGATCACAGGTATGTAGTAGGGTATGGTGTTATGAATGccagaataaatgttttatgccacattgtatttgaaatgtttggggttttttttttactgatgcactcaacatattttatttatggttatatggcatcggacatatggttatggaccactcagatattgGAAGAGGAAATCtgtgtcaccacttcatgggctactcttttcaataagcagcaagggatcttttatgtgcaccaccccacagacaggataggacgtaccatggcctttgttacaccaattgtttagcattggctggaacgagaaatagcccaatggacccaccgactgAGCTATGTTCCGCCCGCATTGTGGTTGAATCATTAGCAtagacttttatatgtaccaatataattacattttataattcagTTCGAAaattcttgttttttaaatgaataataagAACCCATGGAATTATATGTCAGTTTTATGTTCTTTCAGTGAATATCATTTCTTGTTAACAGTGTCGAGATAAAATGTGATTATAACTTGTATTTTTGTGTTCTGCAAATTGAAAAACATCTGAGAATTAAGCAGTCAGAATTATGAGTAATGCGAGTATCTGGAGCTATTGCATGCAAATCATCTACATGTTGTATATGAATCTCTGGTGGGCAAATGTCAAAGACTAAGAAAATGTTctagtatataaaacatttctgggTAACCACttcgtttgataccatttataaCATCATTGAGTAGAGCACTAGTGATTTTGTACCAGTGCTTTACTCCAGTCTACCATTTATAATTCCATCAagtttcatctctctctctttctgtttttGCTTCAACAGATGGATGACATATCAAACATAATGAACTTGCCGACTCTGCAGCTCACAAATATTGTAGAAAACTTTGCCAGATGCTTGGAAAAATCTGCCACTTCTCTCAACCATGACCAAGAAATGCATATGGTGGACAAAAGTCAAGGTCATCTGTGGAAGACAACTTATGGAACATTTGATCAAAAttcaccaacaaaaaaccctgtTATGAAGTGTTCATGTAGTCTGTTGTCAACACACCAATCTGATGACCTCAGACTCTTGGGTGATAAAGTGTCTGAAAAATCTGATTGTGACTCCACCTGTACATCAAATCTAAACATAGGCAAAAATCCACAAATAGTTGATAGTTTGGCTGTGGCTTTGAGTGCTGTGCAGACAGCTGTTTATACTGCTAACAGTATTTTGATGACACATCAGTACATCCAGGATGAAGGTTAATGTCCTGCCAATCATCCGGGTCCAGTTGTTCACATGATTAAGGAGCATGTTCAAAATAAAGCATTAAATTAATACAAGTAGCAGTTCGAGAGCAGTGCTGAAACCAGGCTACAGATTTTTGAAGATATCTTAGCGTtacaatatcgtaaaaccgtTGTAAGCTTTGACGACACAACGATGCATACTATAGCCTACAACGGTTTTATGATATCGTaatgctaagatagcttcaaaaatctgTGCCCCGATTTAGAACAACCTATGATATCTGTAATAAATCCTAACTGGTTGGAGTTTTGGTgatttgtttttgaattttatttttcaaacatattcAAAAGATCATGtcaatttatgttttaaaaaaatgtttttgttggatttatttttgattttggGCTTAACCACATATTGAATAACTGGACCCAGATGTGGAAGGGTTTTTCCAGACATGGCTCTGTGGTGAGTGAGGAGAAGcagcataattattttaaaattttgttggatctgttactctttttttttcttttcttttttaaatgtataaatatcttATGCacctttactttgttttttagTGCacagtttaatatattttgtgatttcTTTGCCCCCTACcttgaaatttcatttttaaaaataaaatacacaatgtacTTGACATTACTAAagtgctgtcggaaatagaataaaaattattttcgtcgattatttcttacatattaaacagacaagtaaatattttgtaaatatctatttaatatctacctaatttagcatttacttgttttggctctcattgatgtacaaggtggtgtttactttAGAAATTAAAAGAgatatgtcagtaaacaggtgatttgtggacttattggaacagactataacaaagtttggtcaacatatgtcaatttcattgctgttacaatatgtgagagACCCTTTTTGATGATGATTTACCCCTgttcctctccaaaacaaagtatttgtagacatttataagtaacttgtgagaaaaactgtcaagaaccattttgagtttgtgatctattttccagtattaaaggtgctatctcaaagttgcataatgacagctattgcaaatcatgtttttttaaattaaattttgctttaacatttaaagactacacctttaactatatgcccataaatgattataggaaatgattttatctactagtagaaaatacatttttattggagaatctttatcacgaACAGATGcttcacatataacttctgatatagcacctttaagtggttgcaagattgtgtaaatttctactgtatttatattgaatttatattcactaaatatactggtcaaaattaataatttatgctgcaattcaaaataatcagttatcttgcagttttaaattaaaagtttgtttaagggtaaatgaaattgacacatatccatcaacatgtgttatagtctgtttaccgatatttttatttttatttcaagagtaaacaccacctcgtacatcaatgagagcccaaataagtaaatgctaaattaggtagagtatcattaaataggtatttacaaaatatttacttgtcagtttaatatgaaagaaataattgacgaaaatcatttttattctatttccgacagtactatagtgtctgcattttttaaattttatgtaaCAGATTATTGAAGttatgactgaagtgtgtatcATTATGGAATGGTATGAAGTTGGGCGTTTTGTAGCAATTCAGTTGTttagtataattttaatttaggtctatttctcttctttttttaaataaaaaaaaagcatacCACATTTTGTATCAGATATAATTGGTGTTGACTGAACATTGGGAAATTGAATTCTATTTACAATTTGATTTGATGCAAAATGGCTGCATTTATGTTTTGTCAAGTTATACTGGTTCACAAGTTTATTTTAAGTGGATAACTAAAACATACATCATGGAGAGGTGATACTTGCCGTTA
This DNA window, taken from Gigantopelta aegis isolate Gae_Host chromosome 4, Gae_host_genome, whole genome shotgun sequence, encodes the following:
- the LOC121371535 gene encoding McKusick-Kaufman/Bardet-Biedl syndromes putative chaperonin-like, yielding MSRLLSKNIGGPATLHIHHLDDAKTRTCLTQFRDLVGSCRGPSGKIKMIQNKVGGHLTLTSTSSRLLAAMSFSHPVLQMVVGSTQNHLANFKDGGLLLCHFCLLLLESSLDKTWNRRHVVAVYENCLSKMEEYLSSSDCVCRFEVSISSIDEMMSFLHCILSSKPLCCLGDAGLDHLSKTILRSFLHSIPESTQRIYFSDRIYIQCMSNNVLLDSKFEKGILMICPELSSIFEQNIEVKKTVDYVGVEKIKVALVNVSMSGDAEELMDVHYEADRDVDVNESMLSAILNTCEGLVQRGVGMVLSQKVIHPRIKAYLRSCGVFFLDRIGALLMPYLRDVTGATPLSSVVIPDFGSSSFGWLDDAVHCVLSGKSYLHLTNTDSPVVSLVLCSPLEEACSELQCLCSSALLSLKRLVHSGSVLCGGGCWQTHLAAVLRSQMDDISNIMNLPTLQLTNIVENFARCLEKSATSLNHDQEMHMVDKSQGHLWKTTYGTFDQNSPTKNPVMKCSCSLLSTHQSDDLRLLGDKVSEKSDCDSTCTSNLNIGKNPQIVDSLAVALSAVQTAVYTANSILMTHQYIQDEG